From a region of the Synechococcus sp. PCC 7502 genome:
- the urtA gene encoding urea ABC transporter substrate-binding protein: MGIDRRKFLVYGSASLGTAMLLKACGGETPTTTAPTPTTTPAAGGTIKVGILHSISGTMAISEQSVVDADLLAIEEINKAGGVLGKQIEAITEDGASDWPTFAEKATKLIDQDKVVTVFGCWTSSSRKAVLPVFESKKHMLWYPVQYEGQECSDYVFYTGAAPNQQIEPSVDWLLEKKGKEFFLVGSDYVFPRTANTIIKAQLAAKGGKVVGEDYIPLGSTEVTPIISKIKQALPNGGVIYNSLNGDSNVAFFKQLQGAGLTPEKYPSMSVSIAEEEVKAIGVDYLKGHYASWNYFQTVDLPESKKFLEAFKAKYGKDRVVNDPMEAAYVSVYFWKAAVEKAGTADDLEAVRKAALGLTFKAPGGTYTLENNHHTAKFVRLGQVRADGLFDIIYETKAPVVPVPWNQFVAETKGYACDWSDPAKGGKYKV; the protein is encoded by the coding sequence ATGGGAATAGATAGACGTAAATTTTTAGTATATGGTTCTGCCTCCTTAGGAACTGCAATGCTACTAAAAGCCTGTGGTGGAGAGACTCCAACTACTACAGCACCAACCCCTACTACTACTCCAGCAGCAGGTGGAACTATTAAAGTAGGAATCTTACATTCGATCAGTGGCACTATGGCAATTAGCGAACAGAGTGTTGTTGATGCTGACTTGTTAGCGATCGAGGAAATTAACAAAGCTGGTGGTGTATTAGGTAAGCAAATTGAAGCGATTACTGAAGATGGAGCTTCCGATTGGCCCACCTTTGCCGAAAAAGCCACTAAGCTCATTGATCAAGATAAGGTTGTAACCGTCTTTGGTTGTTGGACTTCCTCTAGCCGTAAAGCGGTACTGCCCGTATTTGAATCGAAAAAGCACATGCTGTGGTACCCCGTGCAGTACGAAGGACAGGAATGCTCTGATTATGTGTTTTACACAGGTGCCGCTCCCAACCAACAAATTGAACCTTCGGTAGATTGGTTACTGGAAAAGAAAGGTAAGGAATTCTTTTTAGTTGGGTCTGACTACGTTTTCCCTCGGACTGCAAATACTATTATCAAGGCACAGTTAGCAGCTAAGGGGGGCAAGGTCGTAGGTGAAGACTATATTCCCTTAGGTAGTACTGAAGTAACTCCAATTATCTCCAAAATTAAACAAGCTCTTCCCAATGGAGGCGTAATCTATAACTCCCTGAACGGTGACAGTAATGTTGCTTTCTTTAAGCAATTACAAGGTGCTGGCTTAACTCCAGAGAAATATCCTTCCATGTCAGTCAGTATTGCTGAAGAAGAAGTCAAAGCGATTGGGGTGGATTACCTGAAAGGACACTATGCTTCATGGAACTACTTCCAAACCGTAGATTTACCTGAAAGTAAGAAATTTCTAGAGGCATTTAAAGCCAAATATGGCAAAGATAGAGTAGTAAACGATCCAATGGAAGCCGCATATGTTTCTGTCTACTTCTGGAAAGCTGCGGTAGAAAAAGCAGGTACTGCTGATGATTTAGAAGCAGTGCGGAAGGCAGCCCTAGGACTAACCTTTAAAGCTCCCGGTGGTACTTACACCTTAGAAAATAATCATCATACTGCTAAGTTTGTCCGTCTTGGTCAAGTTCGTGCCGATGGCTTATTCGATATTATCTACGAAACCAAAGCTCCAGTTGTTCCCGTTCCTTGGAACCAGTTTGTAGCTGAAACTAAGGGTTATGCCTGTGATTGGTCTGATCCTGCTAAGGGTGGTAAGTATAAGGTTTAG